One Candidatus Sulfurimonas baltica DNA segment encodes these proteins:
- a CDS encoding aldo/keto reductase: MKYRYIGKTGLRVTPICLGTMSFGSWSDEAESFKIMDKAYDRGINFFDTAELYPVPPKAEYAGETEIIIGKWLKDKQRDKLIIASKVAGAANGWFVPPIRHGMTAVDKFHIKSAVEGSLKRLGTDYIDLYQMHWPDSVVPIEESLKAFDELVQEGKVRYLGTSNDSAYGLTKANETSKRLGISRFESIQNNFSLNNPRFLDELANVCKKEQISLLPYSPIGGGVLSGKYNGKFYPDNARYSEYLKSDNPRIQAQGTRFVNEKSLRTTAKYMEIAKKLEMSPVTLAVAYCKHFDFVASTIIGARNAEQLDESFEALHVELSDETMAEIKAVQEDIMYPMG; the protein is encoded by the coding sequence GTGAAATATAGATATATAGGAAAAACAGGTCTCAGAGTAACTCCAATATGTTTAGGAACAATGAGTTTTGGTAGCTGGAGTGATGAAGCTGAGTCTTTTAAGATTATGGACAAAGCTTACGATAGAGGGATTAATTTTTTTGATACGGCCGAACTATATCCTGTACCGCCAAAGGCAGAATATGCCGGTGAGACAGAAATTATAATTGGAAAATGGCTTAAAGATAAACAGCGAGATAAATTAATCATAGCTTCAAAAGTGGCAGGAGCTGCAAATGGTTGGTTTGTTCCGCCAATCAGACATGGGATGACGGCAGTTGATAAGTTTCATATAAAAAGTGCTGTAGAGGGGAGTCTTAAACGACTTGGAACTGATTATATAGACTTATATCAGATGCATTGGCCAGATTCCGTAGTACCGATAGAGGAGTCGTTAAAAGCTTTTGATGAGTTGGTACAAGAGGGGAAGGTTAGATACTTAGGCACTTCAAATGATAGTGCTTATGGGCTTACTAAAGCAAATGAGACATCAAAAAGATTAGGCATTTCCAGATTCGAATCTATACAAAATAACTTTTCCCTCAACAATCCAAGGTTTTTAGATGAGTTGGCAAATGTGTGTAAGAAAGAGCAGATTTCACTTCTCCCGTACTCACCTATTGGCGGAGGAGTGTTGAGTGGAAAATACAATGGCAAGTTTTATCCCGATAATGCAAGGTATTCAGAGTATTTAAAAAGTGACAATCCTCGCATACAAGCTCAAGGCACAAGATTTGTAAATGAAAAATCACTTAGAACTACTGCAAAATACATGGAAATAGCAAAAAAATTGGAAATGTCACCTGTCACTCTCGCTGTAGCGTATTGTAAACATTTTGATTTTGTGGCTTCTACAATCATTGGTGCAAGAAACGCAGAGCAGCTTGACGAGTCGTTTGAAGCTCTACATGTAGAGTTGAGCGATGAGACTATGGCTGAGATAAAAGCTGTTCAAGAGGATATTATGTATCCGATGGGTTGA